The following coding sequences are from one Oncorhynchus nerka isolate Pitt River linkage group LG6, Oner_Uvic_2.0, whole genome shotgun sequence window:
- the LOC135572193 gene encoding uncharacterized protein LOC135572193, which yields MAARYSEEMSWAKDKPSHNTAGAKDKPSHNTPGAKDKPSHDTPEAKDKPSHNTAGAKDKPSHNTPGAKDKPSHNTPEAKDKPSHNTPEAKDKPSHNTTEAKFKTSHNTTEAKDKPSHNTTEAKDKPSHNTPEAKDKPSHNTPGAKDKPSHNTPEAKFKTSHNTTEAKDKPSHNTPEAKDKPSHNTTEAKFKTSHNTTEAKFKTSHNTTEAKDKPSHNTTEAKFKTSLNTPGANVKPSHNPPGAKDKPNHNTPEAKDKPNHNTPGAKDKDIRQKQCFKASTRSGAEDEEPDASSGPSEDEEPDASSGPSEDEEPDALSGPAEGE from the exons ATGGCCGCCAGGTATTCTGAGGAGATGAG CTGGGCCAAAGACAAACCAAGCCACAACACAGCTGGGGCCAAAGACAAACCAAGCCACAACACACCTGGGGCCAAAGACAAACCAAGCCACGACACACCTGAGGCCAAAGACAAACCAAGCCACAACACAGCTGGGGCCAAAGACAAACCAAGCCACAACACACCTGGGGCCAAAGACAAACCAAGCCACAACACACCTGAGGCCAAAGACAAACCAAGCCACAACACACCTGAGGCCAAAGACAAACCAAGCCACAACACAACTGAGGCCAAATTTAAAACAAGCCACAACACAACTGAGGCCAAAGACAAACCAAGCCACAACACAACTGAGGCCAAAGACAAACCAAGCCACAACACACCTGAGGCCAAAGACAAACCAAGCCACAACACACCTGGGGCCAAAGACAAACCAAGCCACAACACACCTGAGGCCAAATTTAAAACAAGCCACAACACAACTGAGGCCAAAGACAAACCAAGCCACAACACACCTGAGGCCAAAGACAAACCAAGCCACAACACAACTGAGGCCAAATTTAAAACAAGCCACAACACAACTGAGGCCAAATTTAAAACAAGCCACAACACAACTGAGGCCAAAGACAAACCAAGCCACAACACAACCGAGGCCAAATTTAAAACAAGCCTCAACACACCTGGGGCCAATGTCAAACCAAGCCACAACCCACCTGGGGCCAAAGACAAACCAAACCACAACACACCTGAGGCCAAAGACAAACCAAACCACAACACACCTGGGGCCAAAGACAAAGACATAAGACAGAAACAATGTTTCAAAGCATCAACAA gaagtggcgcagaggacgaagagccggatgcctcatCCGGACCCTCAGAGgacgaagagccggatgcctcatCCGGACCCTCAGAGgacgaagagccggatgccttGTCCGGACCCGCAGAAGGCGAGTAG